The genomic interval CATCCCTGCCCCGCCAGGGTTCTTGGGCCACGTAGTCTATAACCCCGCCCGGCCGGAACAGAGGCTGGACTACCTGCCCCCCTTCAAGACCCCCTTTACCCGTATCCTCAACGGCGGCACCGATATCGAATACCTGGATGACATCTGCGCAGGCGATGTGCTGACCGTCACCCGCAAGGTGGTGGACATACAGGAGAGGCAGGGGCGTCTGGGCCCCATGCTCATCGTGGTGAGCGAGTTCACCTACCGGCGAGGGGAACAGGTGGTGGCCAAGTTCCGTGGCACCCTGATCCAGTACTAAATAGGGAGGGAGCTATGGAGCAGAAAGTGTACTTCGAGGACGTGCAGGAAGGTCAGGAGGTGCCCACCCTCACCATGCACTGCGATTCCCAGCGCTTGGTGATGTGGGCGGCAGCCTCTGGCGACTTCTACCAGATCCACTACGATAAGGACTTCGCCCAGGCGACGGGGCTTCCTGAGCGTATCGTCCATGGGGCCCTTAAGCATGCCCTTCTAGGCCGCATGCTCCACGAATGGGTCGCTCCCCGGGGGCGCGTCAAGCGGCTGGCAGTGCAGTACCGGGGGATGGACATGGTGAACGAAGACGTCATCTGTAAGGGTGTGGTCACCAAGAAGTACCGGCAGGACGGGGAGAACATCGTGGAGCTGGAGGTGTGGACGGAGAACCCGCAGGGGCAGAAGACCACCCCAGGGACAGCCATCGTTACCCTTCCTTCCCGCGAGGGATAACACCTATAGACCAAAGGAGGAGCCATGGGCTGGCTGGACGGCAAGGTGGCGGTGGTCACCGGTGCCGGCCGAGGCATCGGGAGGGCCATTGCCCTCATGATGGCGCAAGAGGGGGCCAAAGTGGTGGTCAACGACCCGGGCGTGGGGCCCGACGGGATAGGCCACGATCGGGGCCCCGCTGACCAGGTGGTGGAGGAGATAAGGAGTGGTGGTGGGGAGGCGGTGGCCAGCTATGAGTCGGTGGCGGACTTTGAGGCTGCGGGGCGGATCATTGGCAAGGCGGTGGAGGCCTTTGGGCGCATTGACATCCTGGTGAACAATGCGGGCATCCTACGGGACCGGATGGTGTTCAACATGACGGAGGAGGAGTGGGATGCTGTCATCGCCGTGCATCTGAAGGGGACGTTCAACTGCACTCGGCATGCCTCTGTGCTTATGCGCCAGCAACGGTTCGGGCGCATCATCAACGTATCCTCCATATCCGGTCTGAGGGGCAACTCTGGCCAGGCCAACTACGGGGCGGCCAAGGCAGGGATCGCTGGCTTCACGCGGGTGGTGGCCCGCGACTTGGGCCGATATGGCGTTACGTGCAACTGTGTGGCACCGCGGGCCCTTACACGCCTTACCGCGGGCGTACCTGTCTTGGCGGAGGCCATGAAGGAGCTGAAGCCGGAGCACATTGCGCCCATGGTCTGCTATCTAGCTAGCGATGCCGCCTGGAACATCAACGGCCAGGTCTTCCTGGTGTACGGGGGGACGGTGGCCCTTCTGCACCATCCCCTGCCATGGCGGACCATCTTCAAGCCCGGGATGTGGACTTACGAGGAGATCTCTAGGCTCATGCCAGTGCTCCTGGAGGGGACCCGCAACCCAGCACCCCCTCCTGAGGACTTGGAGATCCCTGGGCGCCCCCGCAAGCAGGGGTAGCAAACACAGAGCTCAACGGGGAGGTCAAAGGTCATGGGCGACAGGCTCAAGGATCGGGTGGCGGTAGTCACCGGTGCCGGCCGGGGCATCGGGAGGGCCATCGCACTGGCTCTGGCGCGAGAGGGTGCCAAGGTGGTGGTCAATGACCCGGGCGTGAACGTGGACGGCACCGGATTCGACCAAGGCCCCGCTGACCAGGTGGTGGAGGAGATAAGGAGTGGTGGTGGGGAGGCGGTGGCCAGCTATGAGTCGGTGGCGGACTTTGAGGCTGCGGGGCGGATCATTGGCAAGGCGGTGGAGGCCTTTGGGCGCATTGACATCCTGGTGAACAATGCGGGCATCCTACGGGACCGGATGGTGTTCAACATGACGGAGGAGGAGTGGGATGCTGTCATCGCCGTGCATCTGAAGGGGACGTTCAACTGCACTCGGCATGCCTCTGTGCTTATGCGCCAGCAACGGTTCGGGCGCATCATCAACGTATCCTCCATATCCGGTCTGAGGGGCAACTCTGGCCAGGCCAACTACGGGGCGGCCAAGGCAGGGATCGCTGGCTTCACGCGGGTGGTGGCCCGCGACTTGGGCCGATATGGGGTCACCTGCAACGCCATCGCCCCGGGGGCCATAACCCGCATGACGGCTGGGCTGGCAGAGCTGAGGGCCCAGCGGGGGGCGCCTTCTGAGCCGTCCATGCCTCGTCTGGTGGAGATGACGCCGGAGCATGTGGCGCCTCTGGTGGTCTATCTGGCCAGCGACGAGGCGTGGAACATCAATGGCAAGATCTTCCACGTGGCGGGGGGCTACATATCCCTGGCCTTCGAGGAGCTGCCCAGGCATCAGATCACCAAGGACGGCATGTGGACCATCGAGGAGCTGGCGGACCTGGTGCCCCGCTTCCTCATGCAGGATGTGCCCAACCCAGCGCCACCGCCTGAGGACCTGGAGATTCCTGGGCGTCCCCGCAAGGCCAGCTAGGGGGCGGCGAACGTCTCCCTGTGCACCTCCATCACTACGAAGGCGTGGCCGTTACGGAAGGCGGTGCCGCAGGGCACGAATCCCGCTTTGCGGAAGGCCCTTTGTGCCCGCACGTTCCAGGTCAGGGTGTGGAGATAGAGGCGACGTAGCGAGGTGGCCCGGAAGAGGTGATGGACAATGGTCTCCACGGCATCGCTGCCGTAACCTCGGCCCCAATATTCTCGTAGGCCGATGCTGATGCCTAGCTCTGCCTCCTGGCGCCAGCGGTCCACGTTGTAGTACATGATGTTGCCGATGCGTCTGCCTTCCTCGTCTTCGATGGCTAGGTTGCGCAAGGCGGCGTCGGTGAAGCGCATGTCCAGCTCCCAGGTACGGGCGTAGTCCTGGAAGGGCATGCGAAGGGGAGGCGCGGCATCGTAAGCGGCTAGCTCCTCGTCCGCCCGCCAGGCGTAGTCCTGGACCACATCGGTCATGCGCTTACGGCGTAGGATGGTCCTCCTCCCCCTGGCCACCACGTCGTCCTTGGGGGTGAGCATGGCCCTCCACCTCCTCGATGAGCCTCTGGGCCTGGCGCACTACCTCCGCCTCGTTGGGATAAGTAAGGCGTTGTATCGCTTCCTCAATAGGCACCCACTCCACCCGGTCGTACTCCCAGTCGTGCTGCTCGACGCTGCCGCCTGTGGGGACCATCAGGTAATGGTGGACGCGCTTATGGACCCGCACCTTCTCCTGGGGACGCACAAACCAGTACTCGATGGTGCCTATCTTGGCCAAAGGGCGTACCTGGAGCCCTGTCTCCTCTGCCACCTCCCTAGCTGCCGTCTCCTCCAGAGATTCGCCCGGGGCGGGGGTGCCCTTGGGCAGGCCCCACACCCCGTCCTTGGTGCGGCCACATATGACCACCTCGATGCCTTGGGGGCCGCGGCGGTATACCACGCCGCCTGCCGAGACGGCCTCCTCTATGGGCATGCCGGGCTTGCGGCGCCTACTCATCGATGATGGAACCTAAGGCGAAGGGGTCTTCCTGGAACCCCAGCTCGGCCAGGGCGGCGGTGACCGCTTCCCTTATGGCCGGTGAGGGATCCGACCGCAGGGAGAGGAGCAGCTCCTTGGCCTCGGGGCCGCCGATCTGGCCCAAAGCGGCGATGGCTGCCTGGCGGACCTCCATGTCATCGTCTTCCAGAAGAGGAGCTAGGTGGGGCACAGCTTGGGCGTGGCCGATGGCGCCACAGGCCAGGGCTGCCTCGTACCGACACTCGGGGTCCTCGCTCTGAAGCTCCCGCAAGAGGATGGGTAGCCACCGGGAGTCAGCGCTTCGCCCCATGGCGTGGATGGCGGCGATGCGCAAGCGATAGTGGCCGCTCTCCAGGGCTTCGCTGATGGCCTCCCGCACCCACGGGAGCTCGCCCATGGGCCCCATGGCCTCCAAGGCCCTTGCCCGCACCTCCGCCGGCTCCCTGGGATCTTGGGCCACCCGGCGCAGGGCCTCCTCGATGGGCCGGAAATGCCTCTCATGCAGCTGGCCCATATGGAAACGGAGCACGAACTGCCCCAAGACCAGCGCTGCCTCCGCCCGCACCACCGGGGCAGGGTCGGCCTCCAATAGGCGCAGGAGCTTGGGGATGAGGTCCCTGCCCTCGTATTCCCAGAGGCCACGCACGGCCACCGCCCGCACCTCCGCGTCCTCGTCATCCAGGGCCAGCAGGAACACGGAGTGGAAGTTCAGGTCCAGGTTATCCTCCATGAGATGGTAGAGCATACGTACCACAGAGCGCCGCCTCTCCAGGGGGACGCGCGGCCAGATGTGGGCCAGCTCCTCTTGCTGGGCCTCCGAGAGGTAGGAGAGCTTAGCTAGCTGGGAGGCCTTGGGAGGCCTTGGGCTCTGCAGGATCTCTTGCCAGGACATGGCTCTTACGGATTGGCAGCCACGCTGAGGGCGGTGAAGGCTATGGGCGGCACCAGCAGCCCACCTCCTACCCACCGCGGCCTGCCGCCGATGGCTAACACCCTCTCCTTGAGGAGTTGGTGGACGTTGCCAGCCACTACTGTATCCTTAACTCGCCCCACCACTTCTCCCCTCTCTATTTTATAGCCCAGCAGGACGTTACCTGAGAAATCGCCGGCCATGACGTTGCCCTGGCCGGCCCCCATGAGCTGGTCCACCACGAGCCCTTCGTCCAAAGAAGCGATGATCTCCTCCAGGCTCCCCTCCCCTGGCTCCACCACTAGACAAGAAGGAGCGATGGAGGTCTGGCCGGCGGGGGTCCGGTAGCCATGGCCCGTCGGTTGGGCCCCGGCCATGCCAGCGGTCTGGAGGTCGTAGAGGAAGTGGCATACTCTCCCTCCCTCCACTAAGGGGAGGCGGCGACTGGGGATGCCCTCATCGTCGCATATGCGGCTGGCCGGGCGGTAGGGCAGTGTGGGGTCGTCCCAAATGGTAAGGCGGGGGTCGTAAGCTTTGTGGCCCAGCAGGTGGGCCAGGGGGGACTGCCCCTGGTGGACCAGACGTCCGGAGAAAGCCAAGGTCAGGGGGGCCACGAGGGCGCTGGCCACCCCTAGAGGGGTGAAGACCACCGGCAGCTCACCGGTGCGCACCCGGGCTGTGTGTCGCGCCCAGTGGAGCTGGCGTTTCACCTCTTGCACGATGTCCATCACGTCTCCGATAGGCTGGCAAGAGGCCTTGGCATCGCCCACGAAGAGCATGTCGGTGCCCCGCACCAAGGTCCCGTATAGGCCCACGGAGAAGACGGTTCGCCGGTAGTGAAAACGGCCACCACGGGAGTTGAGGCCCATGACCTCCTGGACGGTACGGCGCACGCTAGCCTCGCACACCAATCCCTCCTCCTCTGCCTGCACAGCGGCGATGAGGCCTTCCCCAAGGCGCACCATCTCCTCTAGGGTTGTGGAGGGGACAGAAGGGTCATAGGTGGGCACATCCGGGTAGGACTGAGGAGGAGGGAAGTGGAGGTGGGCTTGGGGCCCATACCGGGCTGACTCCAAGGCCATCTCCACCAGCTCGTCCAGGCCCTGGGGATGACTGGAGGCAGCAGCCCCCAAATGGCCATCAGCTACCACCCGCAGGGCCACGCCCGCTATCTGCCGTGCGGTCACCTGCTTCAGGCGGTTGGCCTCGAACAGGACAGGGATCTCTTCGGCCTCTGAGTAGAAAACATCCGCCTCCTCTGCCCCGCGGCGGAGGGCCAGATCGATGAGCCTCCCTAGGGCCTCATCCTTCTTCATATCACACCTCTGACGTTACCATGGACGGCATTTGGGCACTATGGACAGGTCAGCTCAGGCGCGCAAGCGCATCCCCTACCTCTCGCTTACCACGCACCGGGTGATGCGGATATGGGGGGAGCCGTTGGACACCGGCAGGGGCATCTGCCCCCCCTTGCCACAGCCACCGCCTTGGTTGAAGGCCAGGTCCTTGGCCACGGCGTCTATGTTCATGAGAGTCTCGAAGACGTTACCACTGAGCTTGACGGGACGCAAGGGCTCGGCGATGCGTCCGTGACGGATCATGTAGGCCTCCCCAGCCGAGAAGGTGAACATCTCCATACTGGTGGTGCCGCCATACCAGTTGCAGGCGTAGACACCCTCTTTGATATCGGCCAGGAGCTCCTCCAAGGTGGCCTCTCCGGGCTCGATGTAGGTGTTGGTCATACGGACGATGGGTGGGAAGCGGTAGTCAATGGCGCGGGCGTTGCCAGTGGGCTGCTCCCCCATCTTGGCCGCCGTCTCCCGGGAGTGGAGACGCCCCACCAGGACCCCTTCGCGAATGAGGTAGGTCTTCTGGGCTGGCACCCCCTCATCGTCGTACTTGAAGCTACCCCTGAGACCGGGCAGGGCGGCCCCATCCACGATGTTCAGGATGGGGCGGCCGAAGGGACGGCCCAGGACCATCACCTCTCGCAGGCGCTCGTTCTCATATATGTGGTCGGCCTCCGAGAGGTGGCCGAAGGCCTCGTGGCAGAAGACCCCCGCCAGCACCGGGTCCAGCACCACTGGGTAGACGCCTGGCTTGACGTAGGGGGCGTCGAGAAGCTCCACCGCCTTTTGGGCCAGGCGGCGCACCTCCCGGTGTAGCCCCTCCACCAGTGAGAAATCGCCTAGGGAGCCCAGGCTGATGCTGGCCTGCTGGAGGTCGCCGTCGCGGCGGGCAGTGGCGGCGATGCGCACGGTGACATCGATGCGCTCTTGCTGGATGAAGGAGCCCTGGGAGTTGGCGAACATGACCCGCTTGTGGGAATCGGAGTAGAAGATGGAGGAGGAGGCGATGCCCGGGGTGGACCATATGATGTCCAGATACTCGTCGAGAAGCTCCTTTTTGGCCGCCAAGGGCACGAGGCGGGGGTCCTTGACCAGGTGGGGGGGAACGGTGTCCACCACCGGCTCTATCTCCGCCAGGAGGCTGCGCTCGTGGCCCACGAAACGGGCCTGGGCCACAGCCATCTCCGCCCACCGCCGTAGCTGCGAGGGATCGTTGAAGCTGACGAAGCCCCAGCCGCCGCGGTAGAGGGCCCGCACACAGCCGCCGAAACTGTGGGTTCGCCCTATCTCCTCCAGATCGCGCCCCCGGTAGGCGATGCGGGTGGCGGCAGTGTCATCGATGCGCACTTCTATGTAGTCTACATCCCACCCCCGTAGGGAGTCCTCCATCAGCTCGCGAAGGGTGTCTTGGTCCATGGCCTTGTCTCCTTCCGGCGCAGCTCCCCTCCTTGCCCCAGCTTGGGCTCGGTGCCTGTAAGGAGGCGGCGGATGTTGCCCATATGGCGGAGGAGGACGAGGGAGCTAGCCACGCCACCAAATACCACATATGCCCAAGGCGCCTCCCCTGCTAAAGCGAGGGCCATGAGCACTAGGGCCCCTGCCGGCACCGTCACTAGGGACATGAGGGACATGTACCTGAACGCCAGCACTATAAACAGGCCCATGGCGGCCAAGCC from Dehalococcoidia bacterium carries:
- a CDS encoding NUDIX hydrolase, with translation MPIEEAVSAGGVVYRRGPQGIEVVICGRTKDGVWGLPKGTPAPGESLEETAAREVAEETGLQVRPLAKIGTIEYWFVRPQEKVRVHKRVHHYLMVPTGGSVEQHDWEYDRVEWVPIEEAIQRLTYPNEAEVVRQAQRLIEEVEGHAHPQGRRGGQGEEDHPTP
- the fabG gene encoding 3-oxoacyl-ACP reductase FabG; translation: MGDRLKDRVAVVTGAGRGIGRAIALALAREGAKVVVNDPGVNVDGTGFDQGPADQVVEEIRSGGGEAVASYESVADFEAAGRIIGKAVEAFGRIDILVNNAGILRDRMVFNMTEEEWDAVIAVHLKGTFNCTRHASVLMRQQRFGRIINVSSISGLRGNSGQANYGAAKAGIAGFTRVVARDLGRYGVTCNAIAPGAITRMTAGLAELRAQRGAPSEPSMPRLVEMTPEHVAPLVVYLASDEAWNINGKIFHVAGGYISLAFEELPRHQITKDGMWTIEELADLVPRFLMQDVPNPAPPPEDLEIPGRPRKAS
- a CDS encoding HEAT repeat domain-containing protein, which translates into the protein MSWQEILQSPRPPKASQLAKLSYLSEAQQEELAHIWPRVPLERRRSVVRMLYHLMEDNLDLNFHSVFLLALDDEDAEVRAVAVRGLWEYEGRDLIPKLLRLLEADPAPVVRAEAALVLGQFVLRFHMGQLHERHFRPIEEALRRVAQDPREPAEVRARALEAMGPMGELPWVREAISEALESGHYRLRIAAIHAMGRSADSRWLPILLRELQSEDPECRYEAALACGAIGHAQAVPHLAPLLEDDDMEVRQAAIAALGQIGGPEAKELLLSLRSDPSPAIREAVTAALAELGFQEDPFALGSIIDE
- a CDS encoding TldD/PmbA family protein produces the protein MDQDTLRELMEDSLRGWDVDYIEVRIDDTAATRIAYRGRDLEEIGRTHSFGGCVRALYRGGWGFVSFNDPSQLRRWAEMAVAQARFVGHERSLLAEIEPVVDTVPPHLVKDPRLVPLAAKKELLDEYLDIIWSTPGIASSSIFYSDSHKRVMFANSQGSFIQQERIDVTVRIAATARRDGDLQQASISLGSLGDFSLVEGLHREVRRLAQKAVELLDAPYVKPGVYPVVLDPVLAGVFCHEAFGHLSEADHIYENERLREVMVLGRPFGRPILNIVDGAALPGLRGSFKYDDEGVPAQKTYLIREGVLVGRLHSRETAAKMGEQPTGNARAIDYRFPPIVRMTNTYIEPGEATLEELLADIKEGVYACNWYGGTTSMEMFTFSAGEAYMIRHGRIAEPLRPVKLSGNVFETLMNIDAVAKDLAFNQGGGCGKGGQMPLPVSNGSPHIRITRCVVSER
- a CDS encoding GNAT family N-acetyltransferase — protein: MLTPKDDVVARGRRTILRRKRMTDVVQDYAWRADEELAAYDAAPPLRMPFQDYARTWELDMRFTDAALRNLAIEDEEGRRIGNIMYYNVDRWRQEAELGISIGLREYWGRGYGSDAVETIVHHLFRATSLRRLYLHTLTWNVRAQRAFRKAGFVPCGTAFRNGHAFVVMEVHRETFAAP
- a CDS encoding MaoC/PaaZ C-terminal domain-containing protein, producing the protein MEQKVYFEDVQEGQEVPTLTMHCDSQRLVMWAAASGDFYQIHYDKDFAQATGLPERIVHGALKHALLGRMLHEWVAPRGRVKRLAVQYRGMDMVNEDVICKGVVTKKYRQDGENIVELEVWTENPQGQKTTPGTAIVTLPSREG
- a CDS encoding MaoC family dehydratase N-terminal domain-containing protein, which translates into the protein MTQPSSVITDEMRSYIGKESGPVVVEVDKSACRMFARAVGYTDPVFYDEEEAKRRGYRSIPAPPGFLGHVVYNPARPEQRLDYLPPFKTPFTRILNGGTDIEYLDDICAGDVLTVTRKVVDIQERQGRLGPMLIVVSEFTYRRGEQVVAKFRGTLIQY
- a CDS encoding SDR family oxidoreductase: MGWLDGKVAVVTGAGRGIGRAIALMMAQEGAKVVVNDPGVGPDGIGHDRGPADQVVEEIRSGGGEAVASYESVADFEAAGRIIGKAVEAFGRIDILVNNAGILRDRMVFNMTEEEWDAVIAVHLKGTFNCTRHASVLMRQQRFGRIINVSSISGLRGNSGQANYGAAKAGIAGFTRVVARDLGRYGVTCNCVAPRALTRLTAGVPVLAEAMKELKPEHIAPMVCYLASDAAWNINGQVFLVYGGTVALLHHPLPWRTIFKPGMWTYEEISRLMPVLLEGTRNPAPPPEDLEIPGRPRKQG
- a CDS encoding TldD/PmbA family protein, with amino-acid sequence MKKDEALGRLIDLALRRGAEEADVFYSEAEEIPVLFEANRLKQVTARQIAGVALRVVADGHLGAAASSHPQGLDELVEMALESARYGPQAHLHFPPPQSYPDVPTYDPSVPSTTLEEMVRLGEGLIAAVQAEEEGLVCEASVRRTVQEVMGLNSRGGRFHYRRTVFSVGLYGTLVRGTDMLFVGDAKASCQPIGDVMDIVQEVKRQLHWARHTARVRTGELPVVFTPLGVASALVAPLTLAFSGRLVHQGQSPLAHLLGHKAYDPRLTIWDDPTLPYRPASRICDDEGIPSRRLPLVEGGRVCHFLYDLQTAGMAGAQPTGHGYRTPAGQTSIAPSCLVVEPGEGSLEEIIASLDEGLVVDQLMGAGQGNVMAGDFSGNVLLGYKIERGEVVGRVKDTVVAGNVHQLLKERVLAIGGRPRWVGGGLLVPPIAFTALSVAANP